One genomic segment of Ignavibacteriota bacterium includes these proteins:
- a CDS encoding cytoplasmic protein, with the protein MEKRPELNKKINLKDFQDFYWLKSELTAFCKEIGITNFGGKIEITHRIAEYLRTGRIVKDSGSEKVRLHKPTKPKNPISRDTIIGIEYRTYKEKKEFLQSNIGKQFHFTVHLLDWFKKNTGKKTYKDFIDEWNKEQRKKKDPNYKSEIAPQFEYNTYIRDFLKDNPDRTKKDAITCWKVKKSMRGNNIYNKSDLNILVEE; encoded by the coding sequence ATGGAAAAAAGACCAGAATTAAACAAAAAAATAAACCTTAAAGATTTTCAAGATTTTTATTGGCTAAAAAGTGAATTGACAGCTTTTTGCAAAGAAATTGGCATTACCAACTTTGGCGGAAAAATAGAAATTACCCATAGAATTGCAGAATATCTAAGAACGGGTAGGATTGTAAAAGATAGTGGCTCAGAAAAAGTGAGACTTCATAAACCAACAAAGCCAAAAAATCCAATAAGTAGAGATACTATTATAGGAATAGAATACAGAACATACAAAGAAAAAAAAGAATTTTTACAGTCTAATATTGGTAAGCAGTTTCATTTTACTGTTCATTTGTTGGATTGGTTTAAAAAAAACACTGGTAAAAAAACTTATAAAGATTTTATTGATGAATGGAATAAGGAGCAAAGAAAGAAAAAAGATCCAAATTATAAAAGTGAAATTGCTCCACAATTTGAATATAATACTTATATTAGAGATTTTTTAAAGGACAATCCTGATAGAACAAAAAAAGATGCGATTACTTGTTGGAAAGTTAAAAAATCAATGAGAGGTAACAATATTTATAACAAGTCAGATTTAAACATCTTAGTTGAAGAATGA
- a CDS encoding metal-dependent hydrolase produces the protein MYIGHYAISIALKNKHRQIPLWLLFISVQFLDLLAFVLIILGIEKIHYTGNQNPFYRTVIEYLPYSHSLLFATIFSLATFLIFWKFKNNIWGAVLSIGLLSHWFIDFLFQKSNLPLYFNEYKVGLGLWDFPLFSYFTEIVLVAITGFYLYKNKNTKINRPALLFLILIMSSFFTFITFMPEPLIMQTSPKLKSLMIFLAYLVFTFIAFLIERRDDNNTIMK, from the coding sequence ATGTATATTGGTCATTATGCGATTTCTATTGCACTCAAGAATAAACATAGGCAAATTCCTTTGTGGTTGCTGTTCATTTCGGTTCAGTTTTTAGACTTGTTAGCTTTTGTTTTAATTATACTTGGAATAGAAAAAATACACTATACAGGAAATCAAAATCCATTTTACAGAACAGTTATCGAATACCTTCCTTATTCGCACTCTTTATTATTCGCCACGATATTTTCACTGGCTACTTTTTTAATCTTCTGGAAATTCAAAAATAATATATGGGGTGCAGTTCTTTCAATTGGGTTGTTATCACACTGGTTTATTGATTTTCTATTTCAAAAATCAAATCTTCCTCTTTATTTTAATGAGTATAAAGTCGGATTGGGCTTATGGGATTTTCCATTGTTTTCATATTTTACTGAAATAGTTCTTGTGGCGATTACTGGTTTTTATCTCTATAAAAACAAAAATACAAAAATCAATCGTCCTGCCTTGCTATTCTTAATTTTAATAATGTCTTCTTTCTTCACCTTTATTACATTTATGCCAGAACCATTGATTATGCAAACAAGTCCGAAATTGAAATCATTAATGATCTTTTTAGCTTATCTTGTTTTTACATTTATTGCATTTTTAATAGAAAGAAGAGATGATAATAACACGATCATGAAATAA